Proteins found in one Deltaproteobacteria bacterium genomic segment:
- a CDS encoding riboflavin synthase subunit alpha, translating into MFTGIVTHCAPVSSAEMKEGILRLVIDVPSGFTKGLERGASIAINGVCLTAIEWDDSFVSFDVIDETLNKTNLVGIQSGTLVNLERAARFGDEIGGHPLSGHIHTQAELVRVEQDEANVAMILSFEDAWKPYVISKGYIAINGCSLTIGKVEGNQFWLHLIPETLRVTNLDGMKPGTKLNIEIDHQTQVIVDTVERYMASRD; encoded by the coding sequence ATGTTTACCGGAATCGTAACCCACTGTGCCCCCGTATCATCCGCCGAGATGAAAGAGGGCATTCTGCGCCTTGTGATTGATGTTCCCTCTGGTTTCACTAAGGGTTTAGAGCGAGGCGCCAGTATTGCCATCAATGGTGTGTGTCTTACCGCCATTGAATGGGACGATTCTTTCGTAAGCTTTGACGTGATTGACGAAACGCTCAACAAGACCAACCTTGTGGGCATTCAATCCGGCACCCTTGTGAATCTTGAGCGAGCGGCACGTTTTGGGGATGAGATTGGTGGGCACCCGCTCTCCGGTCATATTCACACCCAGGCCGAACTGGTTCGCGTAGAGCAAGACGAAGCCAATGTGGCGATGATTCTTTCGTTTGAAGATGCGTGGAAGCCCTATGTGATTTCCAAAGGCTACATCGCCATCAATGGCTGCAGCCTCACTATAGGCAAAGTAGAAGGCAACCAGTTTTGGTTGCACCTGATTCCAGAAACCCTGCGCGTGACCAACCTAGATGGTATGAAACCTGGCACCAAGCTCAACATCGAAATCGACCACCAAACCCAGGTGATTGTGGATACCGTTGAGCGGTATATGGCCAGCCGGGACTGA
- a CDS encoding DUF952 domain-containing protein, translating to MNEIIYRIVPSSDWQLTLENGLVPLGPVDKRDGFVHMSTEQTLIETANLYFKPADKPMVLEVVVAQLEAELKWEPAASRGGALFPHLYAEGIPLTAIQATVELQHSEENGFSFGQKKELT from the coding sequence ATGAATGAAATCATCTACCGCATTGTTCCAAGCTCCGATTGGCAGCTCACTTTAGAAAATGGCTTGGTGCCGCTTGGGCCCGTCGATAAGCGCGATGGCTTTGTGCACATGTCCACGGAGCAAACGCTCATCGAAACGGCGAACCTTTATTTTAAGCCCGCCGATAAGCCCATGGTGCTTGAAGTGGTGGTTGCTCAATTAGAAGCAGAGCTAAAATGGGAACCGGCCGCATCTCGGGGCGGTGCATTGTTTCCGCACCTTTACGCCGAAGGCATTCCGCTTACGGCCATTCAGGCGACGGTTGAGCTGCAGCATTCTGAAGAAAATGGTTTTAGCTTTGGACAAAAAAAAGAGCTGACCTAA
- a CDS encoding alpha-L-glutamate ligase, with protein MSTTILFENEDWMPPLRGALDKTGLDYEERFMDGGILNLGLEPEEQLVINRMSPSSHTRGHQAGVQFVREYLTFLEEKGVRIINGSRSFRLEVSKVQQDAALQAAGIRTPHTIAVTGTDKLIEASKQMKTPFITKHNQGGKGLGVQLFKSHQAFEDFINAGKYEDSPDSINLLQEYIEPAEKFITRVEIVDGKFLYAIRSSTEDGFELCPADACSVGDAFCPAPDSSATKAAKFQPRHEITADDPLVVAYIEFCKNHDIDVAGIEFVEDKEGNRYTYDINSTSNYNATVEDEVGIYGMEAIAELCAKELQKTGTPALHSNAA; from the coding sequence ATGAGCACCACCATCCTTTTTGAAAACGAAGACTGGATGCCACCCCTTCGCGGCGCTCTCGACAAGACTGGGCTCGACTATGAAGAGCGATTTATGGACGGTGGGATCTTGAATCTCGGCCTTGAGCCTGAAGAGCAGCTTGTTATCAATCGCATGAGCCCATCCTCTCACACCCGCGGTCACCAGGCCGGTGTGCAGTTTGTTCGTGAGTACCTGACGTTTCTCGAAGAAAAGGGTGTTCGCATCATCAATGGCAGCAGATCGTTCCGCCTGGAAGTAAGCAAAGTACAGCAAGATGCAGCGCTTCAAGCAGCTGGAATCCGCACGCCACACACCATTGCGGTCACCGGAACCGACAAACTTATCGAAGCGTCCAAGCAAATGAAGACGCCATTTATCACCAAGCACAACCAAGGCGGTAAAGGTCTCGGCGTGCAGCTCTTTAAGAGTCACCAAGCTTTCGAAGATTTTATCAACGCTGGTAAGTACGAAGACTCTCCAGATTCAATCAACCTGCTTCAGGAATACATTGAGCCTGCTGAGAAGTTCATCACCCGCGTTGAAATTGTAGATGGAAAATTCCTCTACGCCATTCGCTCTTCTACGGAAGATGGGTTTGAACTTTGCCCCGCCGATGCATGCAGCGTTGGCGATGCATTCTGCCCTGCGCCTGATTCGTCGGCCACCAAGGCAGCCAAGTTTCAACCACGCCATGAAATCACCGCCGACGACCCACTGGTCGTAGCTTACATCGAGTTCTGCAAGAACCACGACATTGATGTAGCCGGTATTGAATTTGTGGAAGACAAAGAAGGCAACCGTTACACCTACGACATCAACAGCACCAGCAATTACAATGCGACTGTTGAAGACGAGGTTGGTATCTATGGCATGGAAGCCATTGCCGAACTCTGTGCAAAAGAACTCCAGAAAACTGGAACCCCCGCGTTACACTCCAACGCTGCGTAA